The following is a genomic window from Xenopus laevis strain J_2021 chromosome 2L, Xenopus_laevis_v10.1, whole genome shotgun sequence.
GAAGTGTACTGCGGTCCAAGTCTTTGGGGAGACTAAGTGCCCTAAACTGACCAGTACATGATGAGGAGGTTTCCTTGACTGGTGACTCCAGGGGAATCATTAAAGTTTCTGGGTCTAGTCcactttttaaagaagaacttCTTCTTTTGGTCTTGAGGAGAAACAAGGAGTTATCTAGTAAGCTACTAAGCACTGATGCTCCTGATGACATGGCACAGTGAAAAACTGGTGATCGTTGGGTGGCCTCCCTTTTTTCTCCTGCTGTAGGGTCTGAAATGTTCAAACAAAAGTCTTCATTCACAGCCAGTGATTGGCCATCTAGGGACAAAATGGAGGACATGGGGGAGGGTTTTTGACAGCTGTGGTCCACCATATGAGGAAAGGATTTTTCCTGGCCATGACAAATGAGAGGCGTTGGGTCTGTCACGTGCAAGGTAAAACTTGTCATGGAAGTTGCTTGATCTCTGACAAGTCTTTGGGGTTTCTTTAGTTTGTTTCTAAAGCATTTCCTCCTGTCAATATAAAGTGGATGGATGGAGTTAAAAGATGAATTAGTAAACAGTAAAGATTACTGGAATCTCAGGTATATGAATAACAAAATAAGCAAAGAGGCAAAAGCAGAGAGTAAAATAGATGGATAAACGTAGAGAATGCACTGGAAGAGAGAGTGGCCACAGTGGATTTATATCAAGTAAACAACAGAGAGAAACTAGTAACAGTGATGGAACTTTTTAGAGAAGCACACATTTAGGGATGTGCCCACACTGGAGCATAGTGTGCCTTGTACTTCTTACAGCTACAATGAAATGCTTCTGTATGGATTGCAAAGGCAATGCAGAGTCAAAAATAGGGTCTTTGGAAACTAAGCATGGTAACTTAAATGATGCAGTATAGAAAGGGGGCAATTGTTGAGAAGCTGTATATACACTGTAGATCTGTGAACGTTACTGGCGTAGTCTGCATTTTAGGCTTAGTGACACTTTATCAAAATAACCTGAAGGTAATCAAGGTTAGATTCTATATCCTAACAAGACACAAGTGATATTGTCTTTAacggagaactaaaacttaactaaagaagtagctagaaatattgtacattgtgttttgggcttctgtaccagcccaaggaaaccacaaccatttagcagtaaagatctgtgtttccaaagataccccagtagctccccatcttcttttctgttgattcactgcacatgctctgtgctgctgtcttttactgagcttagggacccactcacaatatacagtacacatagaatataaatgtcacaatataaggctgattagtaattaatacagataattactaaatggcagcacagaaaccagtgcaattagcatcagtatttaatcagtcctgtagcatcaacttatattacagacaaacctcatttcctTCAATTTGTGACGACcgctaaacttagcttctcaacagctgctcagagcccactgagcatgtgagtgtcacagatactttccaagatggtgaccccctgtgacaagtttgaagtcctggatcattgctgctattgacaagctgaaactttaaaatttaggctggtgcaataagttcagtgtataaaacattgcatttttagggtttagttctcctttaacattaccTCCAGTAGCAGACGAGCAGGGTAGACAATGCCCCGAGCAGCAGAAGTATGAAGATAAGAATGGCCAGGAGATATTGAGTGTGATGACCTGGATCCATAGTGAAACTGCTgcaagataaaaacaaaataattttattatccATCTGCACCTAGTGAGTAGCGAGTCAAGTCAGTTCTAGATGGACGAAAACAAATTAATAGGAATATTTAAATCCATAATTGCCAGGCTGCTGAGATTCATTCAATTTTCAAGAGCTTGGTAAAATAATTTCAGTTGTGTCCAGGTTAATATACTTCATGGCTAATGTAATCTAGCATGTATGTGTGGCCTTGgattgtgtgtgagcacagtgaactTTATGGCCCCTAGTATTTAACATGGCAGCTTTTCTATTTTGCAATATCCAATGGCACATTAGTAGTGAggtctatttttattaaaataaaaataaaaatctgtttgctcttttgagaaatggatttcagtgcagaattctgctggagtagcactattaactgatgcattttgaaaaaaaaacattttccgatGACAGCATCCCTAGTGGTTGAAGTATGGTGCATTTGTAGATTTACCACCAAATAGCTACACAAGTTCATTATTCTCAATGGCTCTGTATCCTCCAGAACCAACACCAAAACTGAATGCAGAAAGAATGCTGCCTTGATGTCTTTCTGTATCAGTTGAATGATAGAAGGCATAAAGCTTGCACTCCTTGCACATGCTGTTTGTAACTATTGGTAATAGACACTATATTGGATTGTAGGGAAGAGATTATGGGTTCACAACCTTCAGCAGCATACCTTTGGGGACCGTATATAAACGTATGTGTTCTAGCTAACTTTTCTTGGATCAGTTATATTTTACAGGTGTACAGATAGTGAGGaagctagtattttttttttattttttattctgggACAACAGCACTTATTGGTCATCTGTAATTAGATAATGGCATGGGTTACTTTTCCACAATGCAATTTACACCTTGGTAAtgtctgtgcattttttttttttaaaatattcatcaACTTCAATATAGAGATTAAAATCCAGACTAGTAAATAGCAGTGCATCAGTTTGGATTAATAACAATGTTTCACAGGTTTTCAGTACATTACTCTtgctttgtaaataaccccccactAATATATCTATATACGAATACAAACCTGCAAAGAAAGCGTGTTCTCTGTATATAATAACTTATACACCAGCAATGTCTGTACAATACAAGCCCGGGGAAGTTCAAATAATTGAATAGGGCACCATTCTGTTGTAGAGCAATTACATTTCAGATGtgtcattaagggctcttactcactggcgttctgacctgcgctcccctgcgttccgttttttggcattcagccgcaggggagcgcaggaatagacgcatgtcattatttcaaatggggctgtactcactcaggcgcatgtaggcaccgaacgcaggttgagacgcaacatgctgcatttttcctgcgttcggcgcctacacgcgcctgagtgagtacagccccatttgaaataatgacatgcgtctattcctgcgctccccggcggctgaacgccaaaaaacggattgcaggggagcgcaggtcagaacgccagtgagtaagagcccttaagcaacACATTATGCACCACAAACCTGAATTTCCTTAAAAGCAATCAAACTGTTTTgggttaaataataaatatactggagccagaaaattgcaatttctaacaaagcttttttttatttaccttttccaGTAGTCGGATCGATAAATTCCAGTAAACCCCAGCTAATGCTAGTTTAGAGTATATCTCAGTTTTATATGTTACAAGGTGATGATGAGCCTGAAAGAAGTTCTCCCCATAAGGTCTAAGGTGAAGATATGCCTTGAATGCAGATTGCTATTGCCTGTTGAGCAGCAGCTGCAAGACTTGTAATTAGCTCCTCCctatgttgcattttttttttcagattctccCATGTGAACACAGGTGAAATACTCAGCAGCCCACCAGCTCacctgtaagggctcttacacacgaccgtttttacctgcgctcccctgcatttcgctttcttccgttcagccgcaggggaacgcaggagtagcgcaatgcaggggagcgcaggtaaatctgccgtgtgtaagagccctaactgcaTCCCAAAGTTGCTCCCAGTCTGGGGCTGTGTCAAGACTTATAGCATTTAATAGCCCATgtgctttaacttttagtatgatgtagagagtgatattctaagataatttgcaatctggttgctagggtccaaattaccctagcaaccctgcattgttttgaatgagagacttgaatatgTATAGGGGAGGGTGTCAATAgatatatgaataataaatagtagcaataacaagatttgtagccttacagagcatttgttttttaaatggggtcagtgacccccatttgaaattctgaaagagtcagaagaagaaggtaaataattaaaaaaaactataaaataataaataatggagaccgattgaaaagttgctcagaattagccgttttataacataccaaaagataacttaaaggtgaaccacccctttaaaactaaacAAATAAATAGGATAAGGATTTcgtatgtgttcagttttaaagcaaacacatcccTAGGGATGAACAGCAGTCCTGCAGAAATAAACTAGGGATATTCTCTATCAAGTGGGCTATaggacttagggctcttacacacggccgttccgacctgcgctcccctgcgttccgttttttggcgttcagccgcaggggagcgcaggaatagacgcaagtaatgatttgaaatggggctgtactcacgaaggcgcgtgtaggcgccgaacgcacgaaaaatgcagcatgttgcgtctgaacctgcgttcggcgcctacacgcgccttcgtgagtacagccccatttcaaatcattacttgcgtctattcctgcgctcccctgcggctgaacgccaaaaaacggaacgcaggggagcgcaggtcggaacggccgtgtgtaagagcccttagatggTTGCTCAGATTGGCACAGTGGATTGCAAATAATGTTGtggcatataaatcaatggatgAAAAAGCCTCCAGATGCTGTTAACCGATGCCACCTTATTTAAATTAGGCAATGGCCGACTGATGGTTCTGAAAGTGGAACCTCTATATTGGAGGAGGGGGATTATGGAGCACACCTCAAAAGAAAACAATCAGTCCAACTTTAAACCACAGTTTCAAGTACCCAGGCAATGTTTGGTCTTATTGGAAGAATCAGAGTAACAATTCAATAGTGATCTATCAGTGAGGGGTTCAAACTATTATGCTGATTCAAGAAATCAACCAAGCCTTTTGGGGTCTTATGTTGCACAGTTAGTATGTGGTGGTATATAGAGTTTATACATGTGAGTGTACTGATGggtctgtataagtatgtgtatagaTGAGCAGTGGGGTTCATTTTGAGCGGTTGAACTTaattgactttgtcttttttcaacccgaattAACTATGTAACCCGCAGTGCCAAAATGCATGTTTCCCATCATTCAACTCTGGTTCAGTTTCAGTATCAAGCTGGAGACGTATGAAAAGTTAATGTTGGATGGATGCTTAATGCTTTCAACATTCAATATTGATTTCTGTGCATCTGTTTGGCATATGGCTGAACTAATCAGTCATATGTCCTGTGTATTTAATACACAATAAGGTAACCCAAGTGTTGGGACTCCCTCAAGGTTGGTCCATGGTCCACAAGGCATGTTACTTGCTTGGTGAGTGATATGCAACTTTAATGTACTTACCTAAGATTGTTTAGTGCTGTGGTGTGTTCCATTATGCTCTGTCATACAGGACCATATACAATGACTGTTTTTTTCCCTACAACTGAATATTCACAAAAATCCATATCTATCCATGCAAGACAATAAAGTAGCCCACCACCTTCTACCTGGCACATTACCATACATTGAAAAATGACACAAGCCCATTGAGTTCAACATTTTTATGGTAAGCGaatcctgcctaactgctagatgatcTAGATCAaaagtccccaaccttttttaccggtgagcagggtcggactggggggcttggggcacaccggggctactgccccagggtcTTTGTGCGCATGGGCAGGTCTTCTATTCTACCACAACCCCCAACAAAGTGGTGttgcgccgccccactaagtagcttatctgggccggcggggcccacaagagcccggggcccaccgagttttttcacGGTCCGACAATGCCCGTGAGCCTCATTTAGAaaataagggccgtgattggctatttggaagcccctatgtggactggcagcctacatgaggctctgtttggcagtatacttgtttttatggaaccaaaacttgcctccaaaccaggaattcaaaaataagcacctgctttgaggccactggaatcAACATCCagagggttggtgagtaacatgttgcacacaagccactggttggggagccCTGTTCTAgatgaatgcaaaaaaatctgaagctTCTGGAAGAAAATACTCCAAGATGGCAGTTGGACCAGTCAGGCAATGGGAgggaacatatatataaaaacatatatatttcgtTTATCTGTCTATCTAGAACCAAAATGGGCATGTATACATGTAatacatgtatgagacctgttattcagattgcttgggacctagggttttctggataagggatctttctataatttaaacCTTCATTACTTGAGTCTGctaggaaaatcatgtaaacattaaataaacccaataggctggttttgcttccacgaagaattaattatatcttcgtttggatcaagtacaacatactgttttattatttcagaggaaaaggaaatcatttttaaaaaacagaactatttaattaaaatggagtctacaggagaaggccttcccataattcagagctttctggattatgggtttgcatataacgaatcccatacctgtatattgtaccGTACACAATAGGCCATATTGTAGTATCTGCCTGTAGTTTCTGCCTATAGAGATGAATTTCCCTTCAAGTTAAACACGGTTGCTCCTTTTGAAGTGGATCAAGATCAGTAGTTAATTTACAGCATTATACAGTATTAATTTTTCTTAGAGGTCCCACGTGGTTTTGTCTCACAAAATACAGGTGCAAagtcttttaaaaagaaaattatatatatatatatatatatatatatatatatatatatatatatatatatatatatatacacacagactcaGGGTATTACTTACATTTCAAATGCAGATGTCTTAATTGTTGTTGCTGATCCTTCATGAAGTCAGTACCTAGATCGGGTGAATAGTTCTGCTCATCGGGATGTAACTCCTTGTCTTTCCATTAGGCTCACACAATAGAGACACAAACTCTTCTGGAAGTGTTCTGTTTTTGTGCATCAAGGAACTGGATCCTTCTGCAAACAGGACAGTAAAAGTAGGTAACAGAAGGTCTACAAGTGAAGTGGCGTGTGCTCATTTAGCCCCACAGGAACTGAGGAATATGGGAGTAGGGACCATTAGCCCTAGGGGCTTCCCAATGCTCCAGATGGTCCATTGTAAGATCAGGTTTCCCTTCTTCTGCCCGTATAAGATTGTTAAAAACGGCCTGATTTTAAGCCACATGAATTAATGGTTTGTACATGATTCTCAGCACAGACTGCAAAGTATAATAATTAAGTGCTAGGTAAACTGATACCAGCCCAAAACGAATAGCTTGAGTTATAGACTACGCACTAGCACTAGAGCTCATATTGTACCATCCGCAATAGTTGAGCAGGTCACAGCTCAACATTCTCAACAATTCAAAATTATACTGGATGTGTATTGTGTGTATCACACAATTCCAGTCTTCAGTCCACACTGCACTTCTGCCCACGTTTATAATTGGGTGCATGTCATGTAGCCTGTTCACAAGGGCTGCATCAAGATACACATATTTTGTGCTGTCTACTGgaagaaaatatttgtatattttgtaatcCAGATGTGATCAAGGTATGTGATCCaatatacggaaacccattatccagaaagctctaaattacggtaAGGTCATCTCctacagacttcattttattttaataatcctaatttttaaaaatgattttctttttctctatagtaatagaacattaccttgtacttgataccaacaaatgtttaataaatccttattggaagcaaaatcagcccattgagtttatttaaagggggggttcagctttaaggtaacttttattatgttatagaacggccaattctttttattactgatccttctattcaggcctctcctattcatattccagtctcttattcaaatcaatgcaaggttgctagggtaatttggaccctagttacctgatgcaaattgaagagctgctgattaaaaagctaaataactcaaaaaccttcaataataaaaaatgaaaaccagttgcaaattttttttagaatatcactctctacatcatactaaaagttatctcaaaggtgaacaaccccctttaatgtttatatgactttctagtagacttaagatccgaattacagaataatccattatctggaaaaccccaggtcccgagcattctggataacaggtcccatacctgtaatacttgtacttgatcccaattaagatataattaatccttattagaagcagaacaaTCATATTGGGCTCGATGTTCCCAATGAAAGGCAGAAGCTTAAACTTCTATTTAATatgtgatatgctgagacaatttgcaattagttttaattgtttcttatttgtgttttttgagttagggctcttacacatgagcgtttttacctgcgctcccctgcgttccgtttttcggcgttcagccgcaggggagagcaggaatagacgcatttcattatttcaaatggggctgtactcacacaggcgcatgtaggcgctgaatgcaggttgagacgcaacatgctgcatttttcctgcgttcggctcctacacgcgcctgagtgagtacagccccatttgaaataatgaaatgcgtctattcctgcgctcccctgcggctgaacgccgaaaaacggaacgcaggggagcgcaggtaaaaacgctcatgtgtaagagcccttagggctcttactgacgagtggttgtagctgcgatcccctgcgttccgtttttctacgttcagccgcaggggagcgcaggaatagactcaTTACGTTtgttccaatggggctgtactcacacaggcgcgtttaggagccgaacgcaggaaaaatgcagcatgttgcgtctcagcCTGCGttcacgcgcctgtgtgagtacagccccattgaaaaaaacataatgcatctattcctgcgctcccctgcggctgaacgcagaaaaacggaacacaggggagcgcagctacaaccgctcgtcagtaagagcccttatttagctttttattcagaagctctccagtttgcaatttcagcaatcttgttgctggggtccaaattcctgtagcaaccatgcatcgatttaaataagagactggaatatgaataggagagggcctgactaaacagatgagtaattaaaagtagcaataacaataaatttgtattcttacagagcatttgttttttacatgggacccaatttgaaagctggaaagagtcagaaaaaagcaaataaatacaaatataaaataataataattaaatgaaaaaaaaaaaatgaagaccaattgaaaagttgcttagaattggccattctgtaacatactaaaagttaacttaaaggtgaaccacccctagaAGGATGCAGACCAGGTACATTTACAGTACACAATTAACAAAACACAGAGGCAACTTGTAATGTCCTCATATCTTAAAGCAAGAAGAATACTTTTATATAACATGCAAGTTACAATGAGACGTAACATCACTAAGCAGCAATTACATCTGACTCTATATGAGATAATATTTTTCGAGGTTCTTCATTATATTCTTGcggatatatttcattttatatatctgaagagCTTGCTGGTCTATAACTTCCAGGGATCTGATTTCTAACAGCCTGTAGCCGTGTAAgcgctcttacagacgagcatttttagctgcgctcccctgcgttccggtttcatgtgttcagccacaggggagcgcaggagtagatgcactgaattcttttcaatgtactcacacagacgcatgtaagcgccaaacacaggttgggacgcagcatgttgcatttttcctgcattcccgcagctaaaaacgctcttctgtaagagccctaaagatgtGCGTGCTTGTGCAGCAATGTTTGCAGTGATTTCAGATATCACAGTGGTTGCTGGTGCTATAAGGCAATATAGCTATGGTAGAGGTTCTATGGGGTCATTACATCAGAGGAGCAGATTAGTTTAAGCAGCCAAAGATAGGTTTAACTGTTTTCTGTGGGGCATGCCACATGTTCCCACTGATAATAATGGAATCATTGCCTTAAGGCAGATATTGTAGTCAATTATTCCCAGTGAACATGTCCCTTTTGTTATGCCAATAGttttttctgtaggaaaacagTTTTTAAGACCATTGCATTTCACAAGAACACAAAAATCAGATATGGGACAATAAGCCGCTTCCTTACCCCGAGTCTTACAGATATTAATagttgtttctcttcattatgaGACTGTCTGGCTCAAGCTCAGCCCTGCATTTCCTCAGCCATAAACCAGTGCACAAGAAGTTGGCATGACATCAGAGTCTTTATCAAGAATATACATGCTGATGAAATCATTTGTCTCTCATTGTCGACACTCGCTTTCCGAACACACATCTAGCAGATAAATGATTACCCGGTAACTCGGGACTTAAAGATAATTAAGGAGAAACTGAACAGGGCCTGGTAAAATGCCACACTGCCCAATCCAGCGTCTGCCATCAAGCTATGAATGGGGAGTGCCTTAATTATGAATAAGAGCATAGTAAAACTGGCATACATTGTAAGTTGGCCTTTAAGTTTTGTATTCAGGGCTCTTATTACTGACAGTATTATCctcaataagggctcttactgacgagcgtttttacctgcgctcccctgcgttccgtttttatgcgttcagccgcaggggagcgcagggatagacgcattacatttgttccaatggggctgtactcacacaggtgcgtgtaggcgccgaacgcaggttgagatgcaacatgctgcatttttctaggaacgcaggggagcgcaggtaaaaacgctcgtcagtaagagccctaaacatgACCAATGGCAAACACCTGGGGGGGAAGGCGTTCATGGGATTGAATCAG
Proteins encoded in this region:
- the LOC108708627 gene encoding uncharacterized protein LOC108708627, which gives rise to MDPGHHTQYLLAILIFILLLLGALSTLLVCYWRRKCFRNKLKKPQRLVRDQATSMTSFTLHVTDPTPLICHGQEKSFPHMVDHSCQKPSPMSSILSLDGQSLAVNEDFCLNISDPTAGEKREATQRSPVFHCAMSSGASVLSSLLDNSLFLLKTKRRSSSLKSGLDPETLMIPLESPVKETSSSCTGQFRALSLPKDLDRSTLLCDNSANQQFTWDTLGLSNVSHPAGHKESFSVPGTLERNGSDDSKKQDFLQLRKPFPIQPMAWFVSFSNRPFSGGFQVEKVDINNVTSLDSGVDIIEIPVKQERDGLFKSSGRVASCTVRQKPQDDNREVNIHINDPLGDKEVHISHQEAARKLNWEYSGKSPWQKREDRPLIGIN